In a single window of the Melioribacteraceae bacterium genome:
- a CDS encoding VWA domain-containing protein, with amino-acid sequence MIRFANSDYLYLLYFIPLISVAFWFIVQKQKKVLEKFATINLHSKLFPQRSIAKIYLKFVVLIFALALLIIALANPQIGTKIEEVKQVGIDVYILLDVSKSMAAEDIKPSRIEKAKFEIGRLIQRLQGDRIGMVVFAGQAYIQFPLTTDYAAANLLLNAVDLNSVPQPGTAIGPAIDLALKSFRFEEETKKAIIVITDGEDHEGEIESVIDEASSKGVLIYTIGFGTIAGVPIPFYNDRGNQAGYKKDRDGNIVLTKLNEDILKQISDKTSGKYYRGSNTRDDLENIYNDLANIEQTEYGSKRITNFEDRFYYFLLAGIILLIGEFLISSNKSKFMSMLERLKGVRG; translated from the coding sequence ATGATTAGATTTGCAAATAGCGATTATCTGTATCTCCTCTACTTCATTCCATTGATCTCGGTGGCGTTTTGGTTTATTGTGCAGAAGCAGAAAAAAGTTCTTGAAAAATTTGCTACCATAAACTTGCACAGTAAACTATTCCCCCAAAGGAGTATTGCAAAAATTTATCTGAAGTTTGTTGTCTTAATTTTTGCTCTTGCTTTGTTAATAATTGCGCTTGCAAATCCACAAATTGGTACAAAGATTGAGGAAGTAAAGCAGGTTGGAATTGATGTGTACATACTTTTGGATGTTTCAAAATCGATGGCGGCTGAGGATATTAAACCAAGCAGAATAGAAAAAGCGAAGTTCGAAATTGGTAGATTGATTCAGCGCTTACAAGGAGATAGAATTGGAATGGTTGTATTCGCCGGTCAAGCTTATATTCAATTTCCATTAACTACGGATTATGCTGCCGCAAATTTACTATTGAATGCAGTGGATCTAAACTCTGTACCACAGCCAGGTACGGCAATTGGTCCGGCAATCGATTTAGCACTCAAATCATTTAGATTTGAGGAGGAGACTAAAAAAGCAATTATAGTTATTACCGATGGTGAAGACCATGAGGGGGAAATCGAATCGGTAATAGATGAAGCGAGTTCAAAAGGTGTTCTAATATATACAATTGGCTTTGGTACTATCGCCGGTGTACCTATTCCATTTTATAACGATAGAGGAAATCAAGCAGGTTATAAAAAAGATAGAGATGGAAATATTGTCCTCACAAAATTAAATGAAGATATCCTGAAACAAATTTCTGATAAAACAAGTGGGAAATATTATAGAGGAAGTAACACTAGAGATGATCTTGAAAATATTTACAATGATCTAGCGAATATTGAGCAAACTGAATATGGATCCAAGCGAATTACTAACTTTGAAGACAGATTTTATTATTTTCTTTTGGCGGGAATTATTTTGTTGATAGGTGAATTTCTAATTTCTTCCAACAAGTCAAAATTTATGAGTATGCTGGAAAGATTGAAAGGAGTGAGGGGATGA
- a CDS encoding VWA domain-containing protein — translation MFNDITFAYSWILWFLAVIPLLAYWYFKNHDRISPNLNYSSLQILSRAPKTIKEKLAHMPAVLRLMALALLTVALARPQSYSSGQNVFTEGIDIAMVLDISGSMLAEDFKPNRLEAAKKVTSDFINGRTNDKIGLVIFSGETFTQCPLTIDYSVLQNLLREVKSGMIQDGTAIGNAVANGVNRLKDSKAKSKVIILLTDGVNNAGEIDPISAAQIAEKFNIRIYAIGVGTIGEAPYPFQTPFGIRYQMVPVEIDEVRLKEISSITGGKYFRATNNKKLAQIYEEINQMEKTRVEVTSFRNATELYYGWAFAGILLLLFEVVLSKLFLKKLP, via the coding sequence ATGTTTAATGATATTACATTCGCATATTCTTGGATACTTTGGTTTTTAGCTGTTATCCCTCTGCTAGCTTATTGGTATTTCAAGAATCACGATAGAATTTCTCCTAACTTAAATTATTCATCGTTACAGATTTTATCACGGGCGCCAAAAACAATTAAAGAGAAATTAGCTCATATGCCTGCCGTGTTAAGGTTAATGGCTCTGGCATTACTCACAGTCGCGCTCGCTAGACCGCAATCATATTCAAGCGGTCAAAATGTTTTTACCGAGGGAATTGATATTGCGATGGTGCTGGATATTTCCGGAAGTATGCTTGCTGAGGATTTTAAACCAAATCGGCTTGAAGCCGCAAAAAAAGTTACTTCCGATTTTATCAATGGAAGGACAAATGATAAAATTGGATTAGTAATATTTAGCGGAGAAACATTTACTCAATGCCCGTTAACAATTGATTACAGTGTTCTCCAAAATTTATTGCGTGAAGTAAAAAGTGGAATGATTCAGGATGGTACCGCTATCGGTAATGCCGTTGCCAATGGTGTTAATAGACTAAAAGATAGCAAAGCAAAAAGTAAGGTTATTATTTTATTAACTGATGGTGTAAACAATGCCGGGGAAATTGACCCAATAAGTGCGGCACAAATTGCGGAAAAATTTAATATTCGAATCTATGCAATTGGAGTTGGTACAATTGGAGAAGCTCCTTATCCATTTCAAACACCTTTTGGAATAAGATACCAAATGGTTCCCGTGGAAATTGATGAAGTCAGATTAAAAGAGATTTCTTCAATTACGGGTGGAAAGTATTTTAGAGCAACAAACAATAAAAAGCTTGCTCAGATTTATGAAGAAATAAATCAGATGGAAAAAACAAGAGTGGAAGTTACCTCATTCAGAAATGCAACAGAGCTTTATTACGGATGGGCTTTTGCCGGAATATTATTACTACTGTTTGAAGTAGTTTTATCAAAATTATTTCTAAAAAAATTACCATAA
- a CDS encoding DUF58 domain-containing protein, whose protein sequence is MLTKELLKQVKQIEIRTRGLVNEVFSGEYHSVFKGRGMEFSEVREYNPGDDIRSIDWNVTARFGHPYVKIFEEERELTVMLLVDLSGSLMFGSNEKTKQEVAAELSAILAFSALKNNDKVGLILFTDRIEKFVPPRKGKTHVLRIIREVLSFEPQGNQTNLKQALEYFNHTIKKKAIVFLISDFMDGGYEQIIKIVGKKHDLVGLILQDEREHTLFDAGLLKIRDAESGAVRYIDTSDREVRESLHKEQRRLKQYRNSLFISSHIDTIDITASSSYIKPLVDFFKLREKRW, encoded by the coding sequence ATGCTTACTAAAGAATTATTAAAACAAGTAAAACAAATTGAGATCCGCACACGGGGATTAGTCAATGAAGTATTCTCGGGAGAATACCATTCCGTATTTAAAGGAAGAGGAATGGAATTTTCAGAAGTGCGGGAATATAATCCCGGCGATGATATACGAAGCATAGATTGGAATGTGACAGCTAGGTTTGGTCATCCTTACGTTAAAATTTTTGAAGAGGAGCGGGAATTAACTGTAATGCTGCTGGTTGATTTGAGCGGTTCATTAATGTTTGGTTCAAATGAAAAGACAAAGCAGGAAGTAGCCGCGGAACTCTCAGCAATACTTGCGTTCTCGGCTTTAAAGAATAATGATAAAGTTGGACTTATTTTATTTACCGATAGAATTGAAAAATTTGTACCTCCCAGAAAGGGGAAGACACACGTTTTAAGAATTATTCGAGAAGTGTTATCTTTTGAACCCCAGGGCAACCAAACTAATCTGAAGCAAGCACTTGAATACTTTAATCACACAATCAAGAAAAAAGCAATTGTGTTTCTGATATCCGACTTTATGGATGGCGGTTATGAACAAATAATTAAAATAGTTGGCAAAAAACATGATCTAGTTGGATTGATACTACAGGATGAAAGAGAACATACATTATTTGATGCTGGATTATTAAAAATTCGTGATGCAGAAAGTGGAGCTGTAAGATACATTGACACAAGCGATAGAGAAGTAAGAGAATCTTTACATAAAGAGCAGAGACGACTAAAGCAGTATCGTAATTCTCTTTTTATATCGAGTCATATCGATACTATAGATATTACAGCATCATCATCATACATCAAACCGCTGGTTGATTTTTTTAAGTTACGGGAGAAGAGATGGTGA